Proteins from a single region of Akkermansiaceae bacterium:
- the urtE gene encoding urea ABC transporter ATP-binding subunit UrtE — MPATAIQESLRISNLRVSIGGSAILRGIDLSIRPQSVFCLMGRNGVGKSTTLKALTGLYPADSGSFILDGRDITRLPAASRARTGLGYVPQGRDIFPLLTVEENLFIGVKARGEKIDKAEVDRIYTLFPIIREFLHRKGGMLSGGQQQQLAIGRALLTKPKLLILDEPTEGIQPNIIDQIGDAIRMLREEGRMSILLVEQYLDFCKELGDDFAILERGSVAVSGTMDELTDGVVKEFLTV, encoded by the coding sequence ATGCCCGCCACCGCCATCCAGGAAAGCCTCCGCATCTCCAACCTCCGTGTCTCCATCGGCGGCAGCGCCATTCTCCGTGGCATCGATCTCTCGATCCGTCCCCAATCCGTGTTCTGCCTGATGGGCCGGAACGGCGTGGGCAAGTCCACCACCCTCAAGGCACTCACCGGCCTCTATCCGGCGGACTCCGGCAGCTTCATTCTGGATGGCCGGGACATCACCCGCCTCCCGGCCGCGTCCCGCGCCCGCACGGGCCTGGGCTATGTGCCCCAGGGGCGTGACATCTTCCCGCTGCTCACCGTGGAGGAGAACCTCTTCATCGGCGTGAAAGCCCGCGGGGAGAAGATCGACAAGGCCGAAGTGGACCGCATCTACACCCTCTTCCCCATCATCCGCGAGTTCCTCCACCGCAAGGGAGGCATGCTCTCCGGCGGCCAGCAGCAGCAACTCGCCATCGGCCGCGCCCTGCTCACGAAGCCGAAACTCCTGATCCTGGACGAGCCGACGGAGGGCATCCAGCCGAACATCATCGACCAGATCGGCGACGCCATCAGGATGCTCCGGGAAGAGGGCCGCATGAGCATCCTGCTCGTCGAACAGTACCTCGACTTCTGCAAGGAGCTTGGGGATGACTTCGCCATCCTGGAGCGTGGATCCGTGGCCGTTTCGGGAACGATGGACGAACTCACCGATGGCGTGGTGAAGGAGTTCCTCACCGTCTAG
- the urtB gene encoding urea ABC transporter permease subunit UrtB: protein MLKKLFHLGSAFAPLLVACVLAGHLRAQEAPSASPRQLIANAVSAATPDEQKDLILAMRGTPSPEIVGWLEKWKGGEIYVHTSDDGTAVTALLLTGQPNADGASAAVKVADGTPFTGADGQPILINPDEVPAADTTSAIRRAMKEVSDLAALADPDPVRRLRAVKDSAIGQNPEKLPGLQLLEKTEKDGKIQRALRESIALIQLKSSVPAEKISACKTLGELHSLAAQDALRTLLKEAQTANDKPLASAAQTAIDSINGHVSRINAAGTAFRGLSLGSVLLVVAIGLAITFGLMGVINMAHGEFIAVGAYTTYVIQNVFAAGLKLSPFGFSLSIPGFNVAGGDNTYFILAIPASFLIAALVGILLERSVIQFLYKRPLESLLATWGISLVMQQILKFVFGSNNVQVNSPAWLSGNWTVNDVIFGWNRLFVIGFAVLIIAGTWLVLNKTSLGLLIRAVMQNRNMAACMGVRTERVNTMTFAFGCGLAGLAGAFLSQIGNVGPTMGQLYIVDSFMTVVVGGVGNIVGTVISALGIGVADQTFQQYLGNPVIGKILVLGAIILFLQWRPAGLFVTRSRSLD from the coding sequence ATGCTGAAGAAACTGTTCCACCTCGGCTCCGCCTTCGCGCCGCTGCTCGTCGCCTGTGTCCTCGCGGGGCATCTGCGTGCGCAGGAAGCGCCCTCCGCATCCCCGCGCCAGCTCATCGCCAACGCGGTTTCCGCCGCCACCCCGGATGAGCAGAAGGACCTGATCCTGGCGATGAGGGGCACTCCTTCCCCCGAGATTGTCGGGTGGCTGGAGAAGTGGAAGGGCGGGGAAATCTACGTCCACACCAGTGATGACGGGACGGCGGTCACCGCATTGCTCCTCACCGGCCAGCCGAATGCCGATGGGGCCAGCGCCGCGGTGAAGGTGGCGGACGGCACGCCCTTCACCGGCGCTGACGGGCAGCCCATTCTCATCAATCCGGATGAAGTCCCCGCAGCCGACACCACCTCCGCCATCCGCCGGGCGATGAAGGAAGTCTCCGATCTCGCCGCGCTCGCGGACCCGGATCCGGTCCGCCGCCTGCGTGCCGTCAAGGACTCCGCCATCGGCCAGAATCCGGAAAAGCTCCCCGGCCTGCAACTGCTGGAAAAGACGGAGAAAGACGGAAAAATCCAACGGGCGCTCCGCGAATCCATCGCTCTCATCCAGCTCAAATCTTCCGTTCCCGCGGAAAAAATCTCCGCCTGCAAGACCTTGGGCGAACTCCACTCCCTCGCCGCACAGGATGCCCTGCGGACGCTGCTCAAGGAGGCCCAGACCGCCAATGACAAGCCCCTCGCATCCGCCGCGCAGACCGCCATTGATTCCATCAACGGCCACGTTTCACGGATCAACGCCGCGGGAACCGCCTTCCGTGGTCTTTCCCTTGGTTCGGTGCTGCTGGTGGTCGCCATCGGCCTGGCCATCACCTTCGGCCTCATGGGGGTCATCAACATGGCCCACGGCGAGTTCATCGCGGTGGGGGCCTACACCACCTATGTCATCCAGAACGTCTTCGCCGCCGGCCTGAAACTCTCGCCCTTCGGCTTCTCCCTCAGCATCCCCGGCTTCAATGTGGCGGGCGGGGACAACACCTACTTCATCCTCGCCATCCCCGCGAGCTTCCTCATCGCCGCGCTGGTGGGCATCCTGCTGGAACGTTCTGTCATCCAGTTCCTCTACAAGCGGCCGCTGGAGTCCCTGCTGGCCACCTGGGGCATCTCGCTGGTCATGCAGCAGATCCTCAAGTTCGTTTTCGGGTCGAACAACGTGCAGGTCAACAGCCCCGCATGGCTCTCCGGGAACTGGACCGTGAATGACGTCATCTTCGGCTGGAACCGCCTGTTCGTCATCGGCTTCGCCGTCCTCATCATCGCCGGCACCTGGCTGGTGCTCAACAAGACCTCCCTCGGCCTGCTCATCCGCGCGGTGATGCAGAACCGCAACATGGCCGCCTGCATGGGCGTGAGGACGGAACGGGTGAACACGATGACCTTCGCCTTCGGCTGCGGCCTGGCCGGGCTGGCGGGCGCGTTCCTTTCCCAGATCGGCAACGTGGGGCCGACCATGGGCCAGCTCTACATCGTGGATTCCTTCATGACCGTCGTCGTGGGCGGTGTCGGCAACATCGTCGGCACGGTGATCAGCGCGCTGGGCATCGGCGTGGCGGACCAGACCTTCCAGCAATACCTCGGCAATCCGGTGATCGGCAAGATCCTCGTCCTCGGTGCGATCATCCTCTTCCTGCAATGGCGTCCCGCAGGCCTCTTCGTCACCCGGTCCCGCAGCCTCGACTAA
- a CDS encoding NAD(P)H-dependent oxidoreductase, whose translation MTPSQTPLLDALKWRYATKKFDPTRRIPEEIWETLEHSLSLTPSSFGLQPWQFLVIGNPEIRAALRTESWGQAQLTDASHLVVFTVKKNLGEEDISRWVARLAEVQSTPLEVLAPLQSIISGFVAPMDDDQRRAWNTRQIYIALGQFMAAAAVLGIDTCPLEGINPAGYDRVLGLEETDYATVVACAAGYRAEDDRYASMPKARFAREAVIRHI comes from the coding sequence GTGACCCCATCCCAGACTCCGCTCCTCGACGCGCTGAAGTGGCGCTATGCCACGAAAAAGTTCGATCCCACCCGCCGCATTCCGGAGGAGATCTGGGAGACGCTGGAGCATTCACTTTCGCTCACTCCATCCTCCTTCGGGCTCCAGCCGTGGCAGTTCCTCGTCATCGGCAATCCTGAGATCCGCGCGGCCCTGCGCACCGAATCCTGGGGTCAGGCCCAGTTGACGGACGCCTCCCATCTGGTGGTGTTCACGGTGAAGAAGAATCTGGGCGAGGAGGACATCAGCCGCTGGGTCGCCCGGCTGGCGGAAGTCCAGTCCACCCCGCTGGAGGTCCTCGCACCGCTCCAGTCGATCATCTCCGGCTTCGTCGCACCGATGGATGACGACCAGCGGCGGGCGTGGAACACCCGGCAGATCTACATCGCCCTGGGCCAGTTCATGGCCGCGGCCGCCGTCCTCGGCATCGACACCTGTCCGCTGGAAGGGATCAATCCGGCGGGATATGACCGGGTGCTGGGCCTGGAGGAAACCGACTACGCAACCGTTGTCGCCTGCGCGGCGGGATACCGCGCGGAGGACGACCGCTACGCCAGCATGCCCAAGGCCCGTTTCGCCCGCGAGGCGGTGATCCGCCACATCTGA
- the urtD gene encoding urea ABC transporter ATP-binding protein UrtD, whose translation MPRKPFLLAAEGLTRSFDGFKAINDLNFYLDEGELRTVIGPNGAGKTTFLDLITGRTKPDVGTLKWDDGQHDLLKMSEYEIYRLGIGRKFQTPTVYNDHTVTENLILSLAGSRGIWHSLFGKVTAAQKERIAEILSIIKLSDHAHRKAGILAHGQKQWLEIGMLLAQDARLLLVDEPAAGMTDEETYRTGELLLSLAGKHTIVVIEHDMTFVRQISQGRKVTVLHQGHVLCEGPVDQVQSDERVIEVYLGRKSKAA comes from the coding sequence CTGCCACGCAAACCCTTCCTCCTCGCCGCGGAAGGCCTCACCCGCTCCTTCGACGGATTCAAGGCCATCAACGACCTGAATTTCTATCTGGATGAAGGGGAACTCCGCACCGTCATCGGCCCCAACGGAGCGGGCAAGACCACCTTCCTCGACCTGATCACCGGCCGCACCAAGCCGGACGTGGGCACCCTGAAGTGGGACGACGGCCAGCACGATCTGCTGAAGATGAGCGAGTATGAGATCTACCGCCTCGGCATCGGCAGGAAATTCCAGACGCCGACCGTCTACAACGACCACACCGTCACGGAGAACCTCATTCTCTCCCTCGCCGGCTCGCGCGGCATCTGGCACTCCCTTTTCGGCAAGGTGACCGCAGCGCAGAAGGAACGCATCGCGGAGATCCTCTCCATCATCAAGCTCTCCGACCACGCCCACCGCAAGGCCGGGATCCTCGCCCACGGCCAGAAGCAATGGCTGGAGATCGGCATGCTCCTCGCCCAGGACGCGCGCCTGCTGCTGGTGGATGAACCCGCCGCCGGCATGACGGATGAGGAAACCTACCGCACCGGAGAACTCCTGCTCTCCCTGGCGGGCAAGCACACCATCGTCGTCATCGAGCATGACATGACCTTCGTCCGCCAGATCTCCCAGGGCCGGAAAGTCACCGTCCTCCACCAGGGCCATGTGCTCTGCGAAGGCCCCGTCGATCAGGTCCAGTCCGATGAGCGCGTCATCGAAGTCTATCTCGGTCGCAAGTCCAAGGCCGCCTGA
- the urtC gene encoding urea ABC transporter permease subunit UrtC — MTKTPLTSRIHLPLLIACAIILVIVIPLLHSFGFISDFTLGNWGKYLCYGILAISIDLLWGYTGLLCLGQALFFTLGGYMMGMHLVRMAGTTELPTFLTMVGRNDWPVFFQPFSSFTFALLAMVLVPGVLAYIFGYLAFRSRIKGVYFSILTQALTYGAALLFFRNELLMGGNNGFTNFDTLLGFSLREVGTKRGLYIATAILLISVVALCKWLTGSRFGLIQRAIRDSENRVLFSGYSTANFKLFVFVISAVIASFAGALFVPQVGIINPSEMETGKSLEAVVWVALGGRGTIIGPVLGAISVNALKSWASSGATADFWPLILGGSFVLVVLFMPKGIVGIPGQVRGLVTRLTRKKEEEKPAPIPTSATLKP, encoded by the coding sequence ATGACCAAAACACCGCTCACCAGCCGGATCCATCTCCCGCTCCTCATCGCCTGCGCGATCATCCTCGTCATTGTCATCCCCCTGCTGCATTCGTTCGGGTTCATCTCGGACTTCACGCTGGGGAACTGGGGGAAATATCTCTGCTACGGCATCCTGGCGATCTCCATTGATTTGCTCTGGGGCTACACCGGCCTGCTCTGCCTGGGACAGGCCCTCTTCTTCACGCTGGGCGGCTACATGATGGGCATGCACCTCGTGCGCATGGCGGGGACCACGGAGCTGCCGACCTTCCTGACCATGGTCGGGCGCAATGACTGGCCGGTGTTTTTCCAGCCGTTCTCCAGCTTCACCTTCGCCCTGCTGGCCATGGTGCTGGTGCCGGGCGTCCTGGCCTACATCTTCGGCTACCTCGCCTTCCGGTCGCGCATCAAGGGCGTGTATTTCTCCATTCTCACCCAGGCGCTCACCTACGGCGCTGCGCTGCTGTTCTTCCGCAACGAACTGCTGATGGGCGGCAACAACGGCTTCACCAACTTCGACACGCTCCTCGGCTTCTCCCTGCGCGAAGTCGGCACCAAGCGCGGCCTCTACATCGCCACCGCCATCCTCCTGATCTCCGTCGTCGCGCTCTGCAAATGGCTGACCGGTTCCCGCTTCGGCCTGATCCAGCGGGCGATCCGGGATTCGGAAAACCGCGTGTTGTTCTCCGGCTACTCCACGGCGAACTTCAAGCTGTTCGTGTTCGTCATCAGCGCGGTCATCGCCAGCTTCGCGGGCGCGCTGTTCGTTCCACAGGTGGGCATCATCAACCCCAGCGAGATGGAGACGGGCAAGTCGCTGGAGGCCGTCGTCTGGGTCGCCCTCGGTGGGCGCGGCACCATCATCGGGCCGGTGCTGGGGGCGATCAGCGTGAATGCCCTCAAGAGCTGGGCATCCTCCGGAGCCACGGCGGATTTCTGGCCGCTGATCCTCGGCGGCTCCTTCGTCCTCGTCGTCCTTTTCATGCCAAAGGGGATCGTCGGCATCCCCGGCCAGGTCCGCGGACTGGTCACCAGACTCACCCGCAAGAAGGAAGAGGAGAAGCCCGCTCCCATCCCCACCTCCGCAACCCTGAAGCCCTGA
- the rfbB gene encoding dTDP-glucose 4,6-dehydratase, whose amino-acid sequence MAPSPLFICREAAYECPAVSIATRSIIVTGGAGFIGSHLVRRLLADGHRVLNIDKLTYAGNLLSLADVSGHPAYSFLQADIADARVMHEAFSSFRPDVVFHLAAESHVDRSITGPMAFIETNVTGTATLLQAALETWHRHPRPEDFRFIHVSTDEVFGALGDEGVFTESSPYQPRSPYSASKAASDHLVRAWGETYGLPFIITNSSNNYGPSQHPEKLIPLAITRALRGEPIPIYGNGTQVRDWLHVLDHCDALVRVATLGRNHETYLIGGGNEWRNLDLVHELCRILDRLAPKSSGGSYAEQITFVADRPGHDFRYALDAAKVRAHTGWAPDVTREGFASTVEWYLGR is encoded by the coding sequence ATGGCTCCGTCCCCTCTTTTCATTTGCCGGGAAGCCGCCTATGAATGTCCCGCCGTGAGCATCGCCACCCGTTCCATCATCGTCACCGGAGGCGCGGGCTTCATCGGCTCCCATCTCGTCCGCCGCCTGCTCGCGGACGGCCACCGCGTCCTGAACATCGACAAGCTCACGTATGCGGGGAATCTCCTCTCGCTTGCGGATGTCAGCGGCCACCCCGCCTACTCGTTCCTCCAGGCGGACATCGCCGACGCCCGCGTGATGCATGAGGCATTTTCGTCGTTCCGGCCGGACGTCGTTTTCCACCTCGCGGCGGAAAGCCATGTTGACCGGTCGATCACCGGGCCGATGGCGTTCATCGAAACCAACGTCACGGGGACGGCCACGCTTCTCCAGGCGGCCCTGGAGACATGGCACCGTCATCCGCGCCCGGAGGATTTCCGTTTCATCCACGTTTCGACCGACGAAGTGTTCGGTGCGCTGGGCGACGAAGGCGTGTTCACGGAAAGCAGCCCTTATCAACCGCGCTCACCCTACTCCGCCAGCAAGGCCGCCAGCGACCACCTGGTGCGCGCCTGGGGGGAAACCTACGGCCTGCCCTTCATCATCACCAACAGCTCCAACAACTACGGACCCAGCCAACACCCGGAAAAGTTGATCCCGCTGGCGATCACCCGCGCCCTCCGCGGCGAGCCGATCCCCATCTATGGCAACGGCACCCAGGTGCGGGACTGGCTGCACGTTCTCGACCACTGCGATGCCCTCGTCCGCGTGGCCACGCTCGGCCGCAACCACGAAACCTACCTCATCGGCGGTGGCAATGAGTGGCGGAACCTCGATCTCGTCCATGAACTGTGCCGGATTCTGGACCGGCTGGCCCCGAAGTCCTCCGGGGGCAGCTATGCGGAACAGATCACCTTCGTGGCGGACCGCCCCGGGCATGACTTCCGCTACGCGCTGGACGCCGCGAAGGTCCGTGCCCACACCGGCTGGGCACCGGATGTCACGCGCGAGGGATTCGCCTCCACCGTGGAGTGGTACCTCGGAAGGTAG
- the lptD gene encoding LPS assembly protein LptD, translated as MSKLVALISGPLLLSPLHAQDAPVPAPVPAVPAPAPAPLPATPNPPEIQPDGNVGPAVDMITPVPAPEIAFGTQVEGMASLPENIKLTNNGLEGNVKDKIRARGPVKLTGDNGLEIFADSAVLDMVAKSITFEGNVTLYQGNLAQKGDRTVYFYETKQLDTTGLRASVDPIFLEAGKFQVQTINGKQVFVGEDAGITTDDSQDPSYWVRAGQTNVYPGEKIVFRNMKLYAGDTPVFWLPYLSQPLDSELGYHFIPGARTNWGPYLLNSYGIMLGGDESTGADPWLLSKWHFDFRARRGVGFGLALKDATDTSNTNITGLSLYYLNDLNPDISRSGVNRNSVNEDRYQLQLKQRFPFEVPDQAEWHADANLTFLSDLYYLEDFDPKNYGEDPFPDNTLGIFRRDEKSLLSLYGRFRLNDFYRTDTRHPEIAYDQARGPLFGLPILHEGSTSFSVLGDQTSDVRKNSIIRPLLDGPVGDRPRYLSQLGGYELILARQILAYQDAGGAVNLAKADALRHQLIDTGFTRLHTFHDFSMPMNFGGWLSFVPHAGIGYTRYDSVDGPASNFDRMIYHLGAEASLKFSKDYVSIQNHKWGIDGLLHVLQPYANWSLLSADELDELQPKIDRLTFTTRPRPLSPNRYTAIDDFQDWNTLRLGARNRLITKRDGQSYEWLFLDTYMDTFLEDEQSGSSFSNLYNDLGWRPLPWMTVNLETQFPLFDGGSGFTEFATSVTFQATQDFYFSIGYRTLDNHPVFQDSNRIDLRTYTRIAENWGVGTKHILELDDNTLEVQQYTLHRDLGKWIAGVGITHRDNRLKDEFGIMFSLTLRDLPSASLPFTLDAE; from the coding sequence ATGTCCAAGCTCGTCGCGCTGATCTCCGGTCCGCTGCTCCTTTCCCCGCTCCACGCACAGGATGCGCCGGTTCCCGCACCCGTCCCGGCAGTGCCTGCCCCGGCTCCCGCACCGCTGCCCGCCACGCCGAATCCCCCTGAAATCCAGCCGGATGGCAACGTCGGCCCCGCCGTGGACATGATCACCCCGGTGCCCGCTCCGGAGATCGCCTTCGGCACCCAGGTGGAGGGGATGGCATCCCTGCCGGAGAACATCAAACTCACCAACAACGGACTGGAAGGCAACGTGAAGGACAAGATCCGCGCCCGCGGACCGGTGAAGCTGACCGGAGACAACGGGCTGGAGATTTTCGCCGACAGCGCGGTGCTGGACATGGTCGCGAAGTCCATCACCTTCGAGGGCAACGTCACCCTCTATCAAGGCAATCTCGCCCAGAAAGGGGACCGCACGGTTTATTTCTACGAGACCAAGCAGCTCGACACCACCGGCCTGCGCGCCTCGGTCGATCCCATTTTCCTCGAAGCCGGAAAATTCCAGGTCCAGACCATCAACGGCAAGCAGGTCTTCGTGGGGGAGGACGCCGGGATCACGACCGACGACTCCCAGGACCCCAGCTACTGGGTGCGGGCCGGTCAGACGAATGTCTATCCGGGGGAAAAGATCGTCTTCCGGAACATGAAGCTCTACGCGGGGGACACGCCCGTGTTCTGGCTGCCCTACCTCAGCCAGCCCCTCGACTCCGAACTGGGCTACCATTTCATCCCCGGAGCCCGGACGAACTGGGGTCCCTACCTGCTCAACAGCTACGGCATCATGCTGGGCGGGGATGAGTCCACCGGGGCGGATCCCTGGTTGCTCTCGAAATGGCATTTCGACTTCCGCGCCCGCCGGGGTGTGGGGTTCGGCCTCGCCCTGAAGGATGCCACGGACACTTCGAACACCAACATCACGGGCCTCAGCCTCTACTATCTGAACGACCTCAACCCGGACATCTCCCGCTCCGGGGTGAACCGGAACTCCGTGAACGAGGACCGCTACCAGCTCCAGTTGAAGCAGCGCTTTCCATTTGAAGTCCCCGACCAGGCGGAATGGCACGCGGACGCCAACCTGACCTTTCTCAGCGACCTCTACTATCTGGAGGACTTCGACCCGAAAAACTATGGTGAGGATCCTTTCCCGGACAACACGCTGGGCATCTTCCGCCGGGATGAGAAATCCCTGCTCTCCCTCTACGGGCGCTTCCGCCTGAATGATTTCTACCGGACGGACACCCGCCATCCGGAAATCGCCTACGACCAGGCGCGCGGCCCGTTGTTCGGGCTGCCGATCCTGCACGAGGGCAGCACGTCTTTCTCGGTCCTTGGTGACCAGACATCCGATGTCCGGAAAAATTCGATCATCCGGCCGCTTCTGGATGGCCCGGTGGGTGACCGCCCGCGCTACCTCAGCCAACTGGGCGGCTACGAGCTGATCCTGGCCCGCCAGATCCTCGCCTATCAGGACGCCGGGGGGGCGGTGAACCTAGCCAAGGCGGATGCCCTCCGCCACCAACTGATCGACACCGGCTTCACCCGCCTCCACACGTTCCATGACTTCTCGATGCCGATGAACTTCGGCGGCTGGCTGAGCTTCGTCCCGCACGCCGGCATCGGCTACACCCGCTACGACTCCGTGGACGGCCCGGCCAGCAACTTCGACCGGATGATCTACCACCTCGGCGCGGAGGCGTCGCTGAAGTTCTCCAAGGACTATGTCTCCATCCAGAACCACAAGTGGGGCATCGACGGCCTGCTCCACGTCCTCCAGCCCTACGCGAACTGGTCGCTCCTCTCCGCGGATGAACTGGACGAGCTGCAGCCGAAGATCGACCGCCTCACCTTCACCACCCGCCCGCGGCCGCTCTCACCGAACCGCTACACCGCCATCGATGACTTCCAGGACTGGAACACGCTCCGGCTGGGTGCGAGGAACCGGCTGATCACCAAGCGGGACGGCCAGTCCTACGAGTGGCTGTTCCTGGACACCTACATGGACACCTTCCTGGAGGATGAGCAGTCCGGCAGCAGTTTCTCCAACCTCTACAACGACCTCGGCTGGAGACCCCTGCCATGGATGACGGTGAACCTGGAAACCCAGTTCCCGCTGTTCGACGGAGGATCGGGCTTCACCGAGTTCGCCACGTCGGTGACCTTCCAGGCGACCCAGGACTTCTACTTTTCCATCGGCTACCGGACGCTGGACAACCACCCGGTGTTCCAGGACTCCAACCGCATCGATCTCCGCACCTACACCCGCATCGCGGAGAACTGGGGTGTCGGCACGAAACACATCCTGGAACTGGATGACAACACGCTGGAGGTCCAGCAATACACCCTCCACCGCGATCTCGGAAAATGGATCGCCGGAGTGGGAATCACCCACCGGGACAACCGCCTGAAAGACGAGTTCGGCATCATGTTCAGCCTCACTCTGCGCGATTTGCCGTCGGCCTCCTTGCCTTTCACCCTTGATGCGGAATAA